CGGCATCCTCGGCTCCCTCCTCATCTGCACGACCCTCTACGTCGCCGTCTCGATCGTCGTGACGGGCATGCAGAAGTACACCGACCTGTCCGTCACGGCCCCGCTCGCCGACGCCTTCAAGGCCACCGGCCACCCCTGGTTCGCGGGCTTCATCAGCTTCGGCGCCGCCGTCGGCCTGACGACGGTCTGCATGATCCTGCTCCTGGGCCAGACCCGGGTCTTCTTCGCGATGAGCCGCGACGGACTGCTGCCGACGTTCTTCTCCCACGTCCACCCGAAGTTCAGGACCCCGCACCGTCCGACCATCCTGCTCGGCGTGATCATCGCGATCGTCGCCGGCTTCACACCCCTGAGCGAACTCGCCGAACTGGTCAACATCGGCACCCTGTTCGCGTTCGTGGTGGTCGCCATCGGTGTGGTCATCCTCCGCAAGTCCCGCCCCGACCTGCCCCGCGCCTTCCGCACCCCCTGGGTGCCGGTCATCCCGATCCTTTCGGTCCTGGCCTCCCTCTGGCTGATGCTCAACCTGCCGGCCGAGACCTGGCTGCGGTTCGCGATCTGGATGGTCATCGGCTTCCTCGTCTACTTCCTCTACGGCCGTAGCCACAGCCTTCTCGGACGGCGCGCGGCGGCGACGGCCAACGACACGGAGTAACACATACGTTCCGCCTCCCCGGCCCCGTATGTCCTGTTCGGTGAGGATGTGCGGGGCCGGATAGCGTGCTGCTCATGCCTGCAGAGCTCCTGCTCCCGTCACATTCCGTACCCGGTTCCCGTACGGCGTACTGGAGCCGACTGCTGCCCCCGCTCGCGGCCCTGGCCTGCGTGACGCGCGTCCCGTCCTTCACGCGCCCCCTCTGGAACCCGGACGAGGGCTATCTCGCCGTACAGGCACGGCTGTTGGCGCAGGGCGGACAGCTCTACGAGACGGTCGTCGACCGCAAGCCGCCGTTCGTACCGTGGCTCTACGAGGCCGCGTTCGCGGTGACGGGCTCCGGCACGCTGGCCGGGGTGCGGGTCCTGGCGGTCCTGGCCCAACTCCTCACCGCCGTCCTGCTGGCCTCCCTGGCCCGCCGCCGCTGGGGCGACACGTCCGGCCGTACCGCCGGAGTGCTGTATCTGCTGATCTCCGTCGGCCTGAACCCCGAGGACGCGCAGGCCGCGACCTTCGAGGTGTTCCTCCTGCCCTGCACGGCGGCCGCGATGTGGTGCGCGGACCGGCGGCGCTGGGGTGCGGCGGGAACGGCGGTCGCGTGCGCGTTCCTCACGAAGCAGACGGGCGGGGCGGTGCTGCTGCCCGTGCTCTGGCTGTACGTCGCCTCGGGGGCGGGACGACGGGCGGCGCAGCGGCTCGTGGCGGGGGCGTTGACGCCGGTGCTGTGCGCGGCGCTGGTGACGGACCCGGCGGGTTTCCTGTTCTGGACGGTGACGGGTTCGGGGGCGTACGCGACGCTGACCGGCTCCGAACTCCACGTACTGGGACGGGGGTTGGTCAACACCGGGATCGTGGCGGTGGCCTGCGCGGGCCTGATCGCGCCTGTCGTACGGGCCCGGCGCGCACCGACCACTGATCTGTGGCTGTGGCTGCTCGCGTCGGCGGGAGCAGTGCTGCTCGGCCTCCACTTCTTCGGCCACTACTACCTCCAACTCCTCCCGCCAGCCGCGCTCCTGGCCACGGGGGCGCTGCGCGCGGTGCCGTACGACCGCACGCTCACGGCGGTGCTCGCATCGGCCTGCGCGTGCGCGCTGTTCCTGACGTGGGGTGTGCTGGCCCCTCGCACCGACCTCGACCACGCACGCCGTGTCGCGCAGGCGGTGTCGTCCCGTACGCCGCCGGGCGATCCGGTCCTGGTCTGGGGGATGCACCCGGAGACGTACTGGCTGGCGGACCGGGCGCCGGCCACCCGCTATCTGACGGCGGGTCTCCTCACGAACTACAGCGGGGGCCGGGACGGCGGGCGCGTGGGGGAGAGGTATGCCGTGCGGGGTACATGGACGGTGTTCCGGCGGGAGGCGGTCTCGGCGGCCCTGGTGGTGGACGACTCCCGCGGCAAGCCGTACGCGCCGGAACGGGTGCGGGGCCTACGGCGGTTGCTGGCGGCGGGGTACGAGGAGGCGGGGACGGTGGACGGGGCGGTGCTGTACGTGAAACGGCGGTAGGGGTTCATGGTCGGCTGCGGGTGCGTCGTGGCTGGTCGCGCGGTTCCCCGCGCCCCTGAGGCACGTGCACTGGACCCACCTTCAGGGGCGCGGGGAACCGCGCGACAGGCCCCCACCGGCCCGCAGCCGCCACACGACACAGCGCGGCACGTCGGGGAAGGCGCTCACGGACGAACGGTCCGCGGCCCCGCCACCTCCGCCCCCAACTCCCCGACCCTCCGCCGAAGTTCACGATCAGCGGTGACCACCAGCACCGGCCGCTCACCCGCCTCCGCCACCAGTTCCACCATCCGATCGTCGCCGCTTCCCACCGCAGACTCCACCCGAACCCCCGGCACGGACTCCACCCCGCGAGCCGCCCCCTCCACCACCAGCACGATCTCCACCGCACCGTCCCGCCCCGGCACCCCGTCCACCGCCAGGCGGTCCCGCAACCGCTCCGCCGCCCCCCGCCGGTCCCGCCACCACCCGTCCGGCACCGACCCGACGACGTTCGCGGCATCCACGACGACCAGCAGCACGTCACTCATGCGTCCAGCGTCCCACGACCGGCCCACCCGAAGACGGCACCGACCGCCCGATTAGAGTGGGCCCGTGTCAGTGGTCCGTACAGTGAACGGCGACTGGCTCATCCGCGCCCGCGACGGCCGACTCGGCGTCTACGCCACCCGCGACGAAGGCGTGTGGTGCAGGGCGGAGCGCCGCCCGGGCGGCGACACCTGGCTGCCCTGGCGCAAGGTCGGCGGCGACCAGCGCCTGCATCCCCAACTCGCCGTGGGACACGGCGCCGACGGCTACGCACACCTCGTCTCCTGGCGTCCCACCAAGGCCGGAGAAGCGGGCCTCGTGCACTCCACCCACTTCCGCGTCCACCTCGCCGCCCTCGACTGGAGTCCGGTCGGCCACCCCGACAGGGCGGGCGCCCGCACCGGCGTCCCCGCCGTGGCCGTCGACGCGGAGGGCCGGGCGCATGTCTTCGTCGGCAACCGCGCCAACGGCGTGCACGCCCGCATCCAGAAGGAACGCGGCGGCTGGAACGGCTGGTCCGACCTGAAGGGCTCCGACGTGCACGAGGAACTGGCCGCCGTGACAGGGGAGTCGGGCCGGGTCGAGCTCTACGGCACCAACCCGGACGGCATCCTGCGCTGGCTCCAGGAAGAAGCGGGCGCGCCCCCCGTACCGGCCGACCCGCTGCCCGTCCGCGTCGAGCCGGGCACCCTCAGCGCGCTGCCCACCTCCAAGGAACACACCACGCTGTTCTTCGCGGACCCCGAGGGCATGCTCTACGCCTGGCGCCCGGACACCGAGCCGACCCCCCTGCTCGCGGCGGCCGGCCCCGGCCCGGCGGTTCTGCTCCGCTGCACCCTGGACGGCCACGACTGCACCCTGCTCGCCCAGCGTTCGGCCTCCGGCCGGGTCTCCTTCGCCGCCTGTCCGACCGAGCAGGAGTCGGCGGGCCTGTGGTGGACGGAGTCCGGGCCGCAGTTGCCGGTGGGCACCGCCGTGGCCCTCGCCGAGGACGCGGACGGCCGTATCGTCGCCGCGACGGTGACCCCCGACGGGGAGCTCCGGATCGCCCGGCAGAAGGACGAGCCGGGACTGGCGCTGGCGGCCTGGCAGGAGGTCTGAGCGCTCCCCGCCTCGAACGGTCAAGCGTCGCACATGCGTGCGTGGTCCGTGATGGAATGGTGATCCAATCCGGTACGGACAAGGGGGATCCCATGGCAGTGGGACGAAGACTGTTCCTCGGCGCGTTCACGGCAGGGGCGGTGACCGTCGCCGCCAACGGGACGGAGGCGGTCGCGGTGGGTGACTACACCGACTACACGGCGCCCGCCCGGTTCTGGACCCAGTCGACGACCGCGCACGCGGTCACCGCCGTCATGGCGGCCACCTCCGGGGCCGGGGCCGCACTCAACGTGGCCTCGAAGAACCCGCAGACCTCGGCCCTGAACGTCACCGGCGTGGAGACCGCCCGCGGCACGGTGAAGATCACCCACGACGGTTACGTCGACGGGTCGGACGCCGACGGTTCCGCCCTGTCCATCGACCTCCAGACGCACGGCGTCACGGACCAGAGCGGTGGCACCGCCGCCCAGGGCATCTTCGTCACCGCCACCAGCGGAGCGACCAAGGGCGCCCTGCTCGTCCTGCGCAACAACAAGGGACTGGACGACCTGGTCGTCAAGGGCAGCGGCCGCGTGGGCATCGGTGTCGGCCGGGGCGACACCCCCCAGTCCCAGCTCCATGTCGTCCAGGTGGCCCAGGACGCCGCGTCCGCCATCCTCGCCGAGGGCGCCGTACGGCTCGCGGACGTCACGGCCACGCCGAGCAACGCGCCCGCCGCCCTGGGCGGTGGCTCCCTCTACGCCCAGGGCGGCGCCCTGTACTGGAAGGGCGGCAGCGGCAAGGTCACGCTGCTGGCACCGGCGTAGGGGGACCACGATGGAACTGACGCCCGAACAGCTCGTCGCCGAGTTCCAGGACGCCGTCATGGAGCTGTACTTCGCCCGCAAGCGCATCGCGCACCTGGAGACGGAGAACGCCGAGCTGAAGGCGCGGCTGACAGCGGCCGACGCGTCCGGTGAGTGAAAAGAGGGCCTCCGCCGCCGCGGAGGCCCCCTTCACGGTCGTACGACCGGTCGCTACGCCGGAACCGATGCCACGCCCGGAGCCAGGAACTTCTTGCCGTTCACGCGCTCGGAGACACCCTCGCGGTCCAGGTACGGCGTGATGCCGCCCAGGTGGAAGGGCCAGCCGGC
This portion of the Streptomyces canus genome encodes:
- a CDS encoding hyaluronoglucosaminidase; the protein is MAVGRRLFLGAFTAGAVTVAANGTEAVAVGDYTDYTAPARFWTQSTTAHAVTAVMAATSGAGAALNVASKNPQTSALNVTGVETARGTVKITHDGYVDGSDADGSALSIDLQTHGVTDQSGGTAAQGIFVTATSGATKGALLVLRNNKGLDDLVVKGSGRVGIGVGRGDTPQSQLHVVQVAQDAASAILAEGAVRLADVTATPSNAPAALGGGSLYAQGGALYWKGGSGKVTLLAPA
- a CDS encoding NTP pyrophosphohydrolase, which codes for MSDVLLVVVDAANVVGSVPDGWWRDRRGAAERLRDRLAVDGVPGRDGAVEIVLVVEGAARGVESVPGVRVESAVGSGDDRMVELVAEAGERPVLVVTADRELRRRVGELGAEVAGPRTVRP
- a CDS encoding ArnT family glycosyltransferase, translating into MPAELLLPSHSVPGSRTAYWSRLLPPLAALACVTRVPSFTRPLWNPDEGYLAVQARLLAQGGQLYETVVDRKPPFVPWLYEAAFAVTGSGTLAGVRVLAVLAQLLTAVLLASLARRRWGDTSGRTAGVLYLLISVGLNPEDAQAATFEVFLLPCTAAAMWCADRRRWGAAGTAVACAFLTKQTGGAVLLPVLWLYVASGAGRRAAQRLVAGALTPVLCAALVTDPAGFLFWTVTGSGAYATLTGSELHVLGRGLVNTGIVAVACAGLIAPVVRARRAPTTDLWLWLLASAGAVLLGLHFFGHYYLQLLPPAALLATGALRAVPYDRTLTAVLASACACALFLTWGVLAPRTDLDHARRVAQAVSSRTPPGDPVLVWGMHPETYWLADRAPATRYLTAGLLTNYSGGRDGGRVGERYAVRGTWTVFRREAVSAALVVDDSRGKPYAPERVRGLRRLLAAGYEEAGTVDGAVLYVKRR